A single Methanolobus sp. ZRKC5 DNA region contains:
- a CDS encoding response regulator, with the protein MCVENEVEILLVEDNLNDVELALRALKKNNIVNNIVVLGDGEQALDFIYGHGEFKDRDIKTQPRLILLDLKLPKLDGLEVLKAIKSDPETMVIPVVMLTSSKEECDVVESYRLGVNSYIVKPVDFDNFVEAIRKIGFYWLLMNEFKR; encoded by the coding sequence ATGTGTGTGGAGAATGAAGTAGAGATCCTACTTGTGGAAGACAACCTTAATGATGTGGAATTAGCTCTTAGGGCTTTGAAAAAGAACAACATTGTAAACAATATAGTTGTCCTTGGAGATGGTGAGCAAGCTCTTGATTTTATCTATGGGCACGGGGAGTTTAAAGACAGGGACATTAAAACACAACCCCGTTTGATTCTTCTTGATCTGAAACTTCCAAAACTTGATGGTCTGGAGGTGCTGAAAGCAATAAAAAGTGACCCGGAAACAATGGTGATTCCTGTTGTCATGTTGACATCCTCAAAGGAAGAATGTGACGTTGTAGAGAGTTATCGCCTTGGTGTTAACAGTTACATAGTAAAACCAGTGGATTTTGACAACTTTGTGGAGGCCATAAGGAAGATCGGTTTTTATTGGTTGCTAATGAATGAGTTCAAAAGATAG